Proteins co-encoded in one Marmota flaviventris isolate mMarFla1 chromosome 9, mMarFla1.hap1, whole genome shotgun sequence genomic window:
- the Tcirg1 gene encoding V-type proton ATPase 116 kDa subunit a 3, translating into MGSMFRSEEVVLVQLFLPTAAAYTCVSQLGELGLVEFRDLNESVSAFQRRFTVDIRRCEELEKTFTFLEEQVRRAGLALPPPEGRLPAPPPRDLLRIQEETERLAQELRDVQGNHQALRTQLHQLQLHSAVLQQNHGPPPAAAHTDGPSSERTPLLPPRQGPHQDLRVNFVAGAVEPRKAAALERLLWRACRGFLIASFREAERQLEDPLTGEPVTWMTFLISYWGEQIGQKIRKITDCFHCHIFPFLEEEAARHGTLQQLQQQSQELREVLRETEGFLSQVLGQVQQLLPRGQVQVRKMKAVYLALNQCSVSSTHKCLVAEAWCATQDLPALQQALRESSSEAGVSAVAHRIACRDMPPTLIRTNRFTASFQSIVDAYGVGCYQEVNPAPYTIITFPFLFAVMFGDVGHGLLMFLFALALVLAENRPAVRTAQNEIWQTFFGGRYLLLLMGLFSIYTGFIYNECFSRATTLFPSGWSVAAMANQSGWSDAFLSQHPLLTLDPNVTGVFLGPYPFGIDPVWSLATNHLSFLNSFKMKMSVILGVTHMAFGVLLGVFNHVHFRQGYRLLLETLPELIFLLGLFGYLVFLVVYKWLCVTVTHAASAPSILIHFINMFLFSSSPTNQPLYSGQEVVQHALVVLALAMVPVLLLGTPLYLLHRWQRSRHSPRPAVGQQDKNEDKAGCMDSPDACEKGWSSDEEKARCPGGEEEAEFAASEVLMHQAIHTIEFCLGCISNTASYLRLWALSLAHAQLSEVLWAMVMRVGLRMCGEVGVVSVALVPVFAAFAVMTVAILLVMEGLSAFLHALRLHWVEFQNKFYAGTGYKLSPFTFAIQDE; encoded by the exons ATGGGCTCCATGTTCCGGAGTGAGGAGGTGGTCCTGGTCCAGCTCTTCCTGCCCACAGCTGCTGCATACACCTGTGTGAGCCAGCTGGGCGAGCTGGGGCTCGTGGAGTTCAGAGAC CTCAATGAGTCGGTGAGTGCCTTCCAGAGACGCTTCACAGTGGACATTCGGCGGTGCGAGGAGCTGGAGAAGACCTTCA CCTTTCTAGAGGAGCAGGTGCGGCGGGCTGGCCTGGCACTGCCCCCTCCCGAAGGGAGGCTGCCAGCGCCCCCGCCACGCGACCTACTGCGCATCCAGGAAGAGACAGAGCGCCTGGCCCAGGAGCTGCGGGATGTGCAGGGCAACCACCAGGCCCTGCGGACCCAGCTGCACCAGCTGCAGCTCCACTCGGCCGTGCTGCAGCAGAACCACGGCCCTCCG CCGGCCGCTGCCCACACTGATGGGCCCTCTTCAGAGAGAACTCCCCTGCTCCCGCCTCGCCAGGGACCGCACCAGGACCTGAGGGTCAA CTTTGTGGCAGGTGCCGTGGAGCCCCGCAAGGCTGCGGCCCTGGAGCGCCTGCTGTGGAGGGCCTGCCGCGGCTTCCTCATCGCCAGCTTCCGAGAGGCCGAGAGGCAGCTGGAGGACCCGCTGACG GGTGAGCCTGTGACCTGGATGACCTTCCTCATCTCCTACTGGGGTGAGCAGATTGGACAGAAGATCCGAAAGATTACGGACTG CTTCCACTGCCACATCTTCCCATTCCTGGAGGAAGAGGCGGCCCGGCATGGGACcctgcagcagctgcagcagcagagccaggagcTGCGGGAG GTCCTCCGGGAGACAGAAGGGTTCCTGAGCCAGGTGCTGGGCCAGGTGCAGCAGCTGCTGCCACGGGGGCAGGTGCAGGTCCGCAAGATGAAGGCGGTGTACCTGGCCCTCAACCAGTGCAGCGTGAGCAGCACGCACAAGTGCCTCGTCGCGGAGGCCTGGTGTGCCACGCAGGACCTGCCCGCCCTGCAGCAGGCGCTGCGGGAGAGCTCG AGCGAGGCAGGGGTGAGTGCCGTGGCTCACCGCATCGCCTGCAGGGACATGCCCCCGACCCTCATCCGCACCAACCGCTTCACGGCCAGCTTCCAGAGCATCGTGGATGCCTACGGCGTGGGCTGCTACCAGGAGGTCAACCCTG CTCCTTACACCATCAtcaccttccccttcctcttcgcCGTGATGTTTGGCGACGTGGGCCACGGGCTGCTCATGTTCCTCTTTGCCCTGGCCTTGGTGCTTGCTGAGAACCGGCCCGCCGTGAGGACTGCGCAGAATGAG ATCTGGCAGACCTTCTTTGGGGGCCGCTACCTGCTCCTGCTCATGGGCTTGTTCTCCATCTACACCGGCTTCATCTACAACGAGTGCTTCAGCCGCGCCACCACCCTCTTCCCCTCGGGCTGGAGCGTGGCTGCCATGGCCAACCAGTCAGGCTGGAG TGACGCGTTCCTGTCCCAGCACCCACTGCTCACCCTGGACCCCAATGTCACTGGTGTCTTCCTGGGACCCTACCCCTTTGGCATCGACCCG gTCTGGAGCCTGGCCACCAACCACCTGAGCTTCCTCAACTCCTTCAAGATGAAGATGTCTGTCATCCTGGGGGTGACCCACATGGCCTTCGGGGTGCTCCTCGGAGTCTTCAACCACGT GCACTTCCGCCAAGGGTACCGGCTGCTGCTGGAGACCCTGCCTGAGCTCATCTTCCTGCTGGGCCTCTTTGGCTACCTTGTCTTCCTGGTCGTCTACAAGTGGCTGTGTGTGACCGTCACGCATGCTGCCTCTGCCCCCAGCATCCTCATCCACTTTATCAACATGTTCCTCTTCTCCAGCAGCCCCACCAACCAGCCGCTCTACTCTGGGCAG GAAGTGGTGCAGCACGCATTGGTGGTCCTGGCCTTGGCCATGGTGCCTGTCCTGCTGCTGGGCACACCCTTGTACCTGCTGCACCGGTGGCAGCGAAGCCGCCACTCACCGAGGCCAGCTGTGGGCCAACAG GACAAGAATGAGGACAAGGCCGGGTGCATGGACTCCCCCGATGCTTGCGAGAAGGGCTGGAGCTCTGACGAGGAGAAGGCGAGGTGCCCAGGGGGTGAAGAGGAGGCCGAG TTTGCTGCCTCCGAGGTCCTGATGCACCAGGCCATCCACACCATCGAGTTCTGTCTGGGCTGCATCTCCAACACGGCCTCCTACCTCCGCCTCTGGGCCCTGAGCCTGGCCCACGCCC AGCTGTCCGAGGTGCTGTGGGCCATGGTGATGCGCGTGGGCCTGCGCATGTGCGGGGAGGTGGGCGTGGTGTCTGTGGCGCTGGTCCCGGTCTTCGCCGCCTTCGCAGTGATGACCGTAGCCATCCTGCTGGTAATGGAAGGGCTGTCTGCCTTTCTGCACGCCCTGCGGCTGCACTG GGTGGAGTTCCAGAACAAGTTCTACGCTGGCACAGGCTACAAGCTGAGCCCCTTCACCTTCGCCATCCAGGATGAATAG
- the Ndufs8 gene encoding NADH dehydrogenase [ubiquinone] iron-sulfur protein 8, mitochondrial isoform X2: MRCLTMPTLLRALAQAARTGHPSGRSLHSSTVAATYKYVNLQEPEMDMKSITDRAARTLMWTELFRGLGMTLSYMFREPATINYPFEKGPLSPRFRGEHALRRYPSGEERCIACKLCEAVCPAQAITIEAEPRADGSRRTTRYDIDMTKCIYCGFCQEACPVDAIVEGPNFEFSTETHEELLYNKEKLLNNGDKWEAEISANIQADYLYR, from the exons ATGCGCTGCCTGACCATGCCTACGCTGCTGCGGGCCCTGGCCCAGGCTGCGCGCACAG GACATCCCAGTGGACGGAGCCTTCACAGCAGCACAGTGGCAGCAACCTACA AGTATGTGAACCTGCAGGAGCCCGAGATGGACATGAAGTCAATAACCGACCGGGCAGCGAGGACCCTGATGTGGACTGAGCTCTTCCGAG GCCTGGGCATGACCCTGAGCTACATGTTCCGGGAGCCAGCCACCATCAACTACCCATTTGAGAAGGGCCCGCTGAGCCCGCGCTTCCGTGGGGAGCACGCGCTGCGCCGCTACCCATCTGGGGAGGAGCGCTGCATCGCCTGCAAGCTCTGTGAGGCCGTCTGCCCTGCCCAG GCCATCACCATCGAGGCTGAGCCCAGGGCTGATGGCAGCCGCCGGACCACCCGCTACGACATCGACATGACCAAGTGCATCTACTGCGGCTTTTGCCAGGAGGCCTGCCCTGTGGACGCCATTGTTGAG GGTCCAAACTTCGAGTTCTCCACGGAGACCCACGAGGAGCTGCTGTACAACAAGGAGAAGCTGCTCAACAATGGGGACAAGTGGGAGGCTGAGATCTCCGCCAACATCCAGGCCGACTACCTCTACCGGTGA
- the Ndufs8 gene encoding NADH dehydrogenase [ubiquinone] iron-sulfur protein 8, mitochondrial isoform X1, protein MGKMRCLTMPTLLRALAQAARTGHPSGRSLHSSTVAATYKYVNLQEPEMDMKSITDRAARTLMWTELFRGLGMTLSYMFREPATINYPFEKGPLSPRFRGEHALRRYPSGEERCIACKLCEAVCPAQAITIEAEPRADGSRRTTRYDIDMTKCIYCGFCQEACPVDAIVEGPNFEFSTETHEELLYNKEKLLNNGDKWEAEISANIQADYLYR, encoded by the exons ATGGGGAAG ATGCGCTGCCTGACCATGCCTACGCTGCTGCGGGCCCTGGCCCAGGCTGCGCGCACAG GACATCCCAGTGGACGGAGCCTTCACAGCAGCACAGTGGCAGCAACCTACA AGTATGTGAACCTGCAGGAGCCCGAGATGGACATGAAGTCAATAACCGACCGGGCAGCGAGGACCCTGATGTGGACTGAGCTCTTCCGAG GCCTGGGCATGACCCTGAGCTACATGTTCCGGGAGCCAGCCACCATCAACTACCCATTTGAGAAGGGCCCGCTGAGCCCGCGCTTCCGTGGGGAGCACGCGCTGCGCCGCTACCCATCTGGGGAGGAGCGCTGCATCGCCTGCAAGCTCTGTGAGGCCGTCTGCCCTGCCCAG GCCATCACCATCGAGGCTGAGCCCAGGGCTGATGGCAGCCGCCGGACCACCCGCTACGACATCGACATGACCAAGTGCATCTACTGCGGCTTTTGCCAGGAGGCCTGCCCTGTGGACGCCATTGTTGAG GGTCCAAACTTCGAGTTCTCCACGGAGACCCACGAGGAGCTGCTGTACAACAAGGAGAAGCTGCTCAACAATGGGGACAAGTGGGAGGCTGAGATCTCCGCCAACATCCAGGCCGACTACCTCTACCGGTGA
- the Aldh3b1 gene encoding aldehyde dehydrogenase family 3 member B1 isoform X2, whose translation MKDEKVSKNLATQLDSAFIRKEPFGLVLIVAPWNYPLNLTLVPLVGAIAAGNCVVLKPSEISKSVEKVLAEVLPRYLDQSCLAVALGGPAETARLLEHRFDYIFFTGSPRVGKIVMAAAAKHLTPVTLELGGKNPCYVDDDCDPQTVANRVTWFRYFNAGQTCVAPDYVLCSPETRERLLPALQSAITRFYGDDPQSSPSLGRIISQKHFKRLQGLLGCGRVAIGGQSDESELYIAPTVLVDVQETEPVMQEEIFGPILPLVTVRSLDEAIDFINRREKPLALYAFSNSSQVVQRVLAQTSSGGFCGNDGFMHMTLASLPFGGVGASGMGRYHGKFSFDTFSHHRACLLRSPGMEKINDLRYPPYSPRNLRVLLVAMEERRCSCTLL comes from the exons ATGAAGGACGAGAAGGTGTCCAAGAACCTG gccacacagctggaCTCAGCCTTCATCCGCAAGGAGCCCTTTGGCCTGGTGCTCATCGTCGCGCCCTGGAACTACCCGCTGAACCTGACGCTGGTGCCCCTGGTGGGGGCCATTGCTGCAG GGAACTGTGTGGTCCTGAAGCCCTCCGAGATCAGCAAGAGCGTTGAGAAGGTCCTGGCCGAGGTGCTGCCCCGCTACCTAGACCAG AGCTGCTTGGCTGTGGCCCTGGGCGGGCCCGCGGAGACCGCGCGGCTGCTGGAGCACAGGTTCGACTACATCTTCTTCACAG GGAGCCCCCGTGTGGGCAAGATCGTCATGGCCGCCGCTGCCAAGCACCTGACACCCGTCACCCTGGAGCTGGGGGGCAAGAACCCGTGCTACGTGGATGACGACTGTGACCCCCAGACCGTGGCCAACCGCGTCACCTGGTTCCGGTACTTCAACGCCGGCCAGACCTGCGTGGCCCCGGATTACGTCCTGTGCAGCCCCGAGACCCGCGAGCGCCTGCTGCCTGCCCTGCAGAGCGCCATCACCCGTTTCTATGGCGACGACCCCCAGAGCTCCCCCAGCCTGGGCCGCATCATCAGCCAGAAGCATTTCAAGCGGCTCCAGGGACTGCTGGGCTGTGGCCGGGTGGCCATCGGTGGCCAGAGCGACGAGAGCGAGCTCTACATCg CGCCCACTGTGCTGGTGGACGTGCAGGAGACGGAGCCCGTGATGCAGGAGGAGATCTTTGGGCCCATCCTGCCCCTGGTGACCGTGAGGAGCCTGGATGAAGCCATCGACTTCATCAACCGGCGGGAGAAGCCCCTGGCCCTGTACGCCTTCTCCAACAGCTCCCAG GTGGTCCAGCGGGTGCTGGCCCAGACGAGCAGCGGGGGCTTCTGCGGGAATGACGGCTTCATGCACATGACCCTGGCCAGCCTGCCTTTCGGAGGAGTGG GTGCCAGCGGGATGGGTAGGTACCACGGCAAGTTCTCCTTTGACACCTTCTCCCACCATCGTGCCTGCCTGCTCCGAAGCCCGGGTATGGAGAAGATCAACGACCTCCGCTACCCTCCCTACTCACCACGCAATCTGAGGGTGCTATTGGTGGCCATGGAGGAGCGCAGATGCAGCTGCACACTGCTCTGA